A region of Brevinematia bacterium DNA encodes the following proteins:
- a CDS encoding D-alanine--D-alanine ligase gives MSEWKNKYRDLINFYKTKNIAVLMGGLSSEREVSIRSGENVYNALVSLGFKVTKMDVDANIARRLVKDNVDVAVIMLHGKYGEDGVIQGVLELLGIPYTGCDVLTSAIGMNKIVTKELLRSNGIPTPAYVRLTPSNPDKSFEDIMALGLPVVLKPVDEGSSVGVEIIRDEDQLRGKLRNYLRRHPNSFAEKAIFGKEITMGVIGKGDDLTVLPIMELKPKKEFYDYEAKYTKGMTDFVIPAELTQEQEKEVIEYTKKAFRVLGCRGVVRFDAIMSEEGIPYFLEVNTIPGMTETSDIPAMAKAAGMTFEEVVLKILEYVEW, from the coding sequence ATGAGTGAATGGAAGAACAAGTATAGGGATTTGATTAATTTTTACAAGACGAAGAATATTGCTGTCTTGATGGGAGGTCTTTCTTCGGAGAGAGAGGTTTCCATAAGGTCTGGTGAGAATGTTTACAATGCTCTTGTTAGTCTTGGATTTAAGGTTACGAAGATGGATGTTGATGCAAACATTGCTAGAAGGTTAGTGAAAGATAATGTTGATGTAGCGGTGATAATGCTTCACGGAAAGTATGGCGAGGATGGTGTAATCCAAGGTGTTCTTGAGCTTTTAGGAATTCCGTACACTGGATGTGATGTTCTTACTAGTGCGATAGGTATGAATAAGATAGTGACTAAGGAGTTATTAAGGAGCAATGGAATACCAACTCCTGCGTATGTTAGGCTTACTCCTTCCAATCCTGATAAGTCTTTTGAGGACATAATGGCTCTTGGTTTGCCTGTGGTGCTGAAGCCTGTGGATGAGGGTTCAAGCGTAGGGGTAGAGATAATAAGGGATGAAGATCAGCTAAGAGGTAAGCTTAGAAATTATCTGAGAAGGCATCCAAACTCGTTTGCTGAAAAGGCAATATTTGGGAAAGAGATAACTATGGGGGTTATAGGTAAAGGTGACGATTTGACAGTCCTACCTATTATGGAACTTAAGCCTAAGAAGGAGTTTTACGACTATGAGGCAAAGTATACAAAGGGAATGACTGACTTCGTGATTCCTGCTGAATTGACTCAGGAGCAAGAGAAAGAGGTAATAGAATACACTAAGAAAGCTTTCCGAGTTCTAGGTTGTAGAGGAGTTGTCAGGTTTGATGCTATAATGTCAGAGGAAGGAATACCATACTTTCTAGAGGTTAATACAATTCCTGGTATGACGGAGACTAGTGATATCCCTGCTATGGCTAAAGCTGCAGGAATGACATTTGAAGAAGTGGTTCTTAAAATTCTGGAATATGTTGAGTGGTAA